A genome region from Flavobacterium sp. CFS9 includes the following:
- a CDS encoding helix-turn-helix domain-containing protein, translated as MLYLTGIIITFFLVVILTSKRNKTEADKILALWLFFTGFHLFLFYLHYKKDYSDFPFLLGLELPMPLVQGPFLFLYTSALTNQNRYKKFNLLHFSPFLIAILTLIPFYSLSFEEKAAVFKNEGKGYETLISVLYTAIVLSGIIYPLLSLQKLVKHRKNINNQFSHTERINLTWLRYLILGSCIIWLVIIFFEDQYIFSVVVFYLIFIGYFGVKQVGIFTNQPLSENNYYETSTFEKAVTENTSEKIKYEKSGLTSSELTAIHQRLTQLMQEEKIYKNADLTLTELAQKINIHPNTLSQVINSAEQKNFYDYINSQRVEEFKRTILLPENQKFTFLSIAFECGFNSKTAFNRNFKKATGLSPSEYFK; from the coding sequence ATGTTGTACCTGACCGGCATTATCATTACTTTTTTTCTAGTTGTTATACTGACAAGTAAAAGAAATAAAACCGAAGCCGACAAGATTCTGGCACTCTGGTTATTCTTCACAGGCTTTCATTTATTTCTATTCTACCTTCATTACAAAAAAGATTACAGCGACTTTCCCTTTTTACTGGGTTTAGAACTGCCAATGCCTTTAGTTCAGGGACCTTTTTTATTTTTATATACCTCAGCTTTAACCAACCAGAACCGGTATAAAAAGTTTAATCTTTTACATTTTAGTCCTTTTTTAATTGCTATTCTGACACTGATTCCGTTTTATTCTTTGTCTTTCGAAGAAAAAGCAGCAGTTTTTAAAAATGAGGGTAAAGGCTACGAAACCCTTATTTCTGTTTTGTATACCGCAATCGTACTTTCAGGAATTATTTATCCGTTACTTTCGCTGCAAAAACTTGTAAAACACCGAAAGAACATCAATAATCAATTTTCGCATACCGAAAGAATCAACCTGACCTGGCTCCGGTATTTAATCCTTGGGTCTTGTATCATCTGGCTGGTAATTATCTTCTTTGAAGATCAGTATATCTTCTCAGTTGTGGTTTTCTATCTGATCTTTATTGGCTATTTCGGGGTTAAACAAGTTGGAATTTTTACCAATCAACCGCTATCCGAAAACAATTATTATGAGACTTCAACATTTGAAAAAGCGGTTACTGAAAATACATCTGAAAAAATTAAATACGAGAAATCAGGACTGACTTCTTCAGAGTTAACGGCTATCCATCAAAGACTGACGCAACTCATGCAAGAGGAGAAAATCTATAAAAATGCTGATTTGACTTTAACTGAACTCGCTCAGAAAATAAACATTCATCCCAATACTCTTTCACAGGTTATCAACTCAGCAGAACAGAAAAATTTTTACGATTACATCAATTCCCAGCGTGTGGAAGAATTTAAAAGAACCATTCTTTTACCCGAAAATCAAAAATTTACTTTTCTCTCCATAGCATTTGAATGCGGATTTAATTCCAAAACGGCTTTCAACCGAAACTTCAAAAAAGCAACCGGCCTGTCTCCTTCTGAATATTTTAAATAA
- a CDS encoding alpha/beta fold hydrolase translates to MKNKAFYSVTIVLSLFLFWGCEQENDVDEPGNLVPKTVDQDPTLPSILVNGTQLHAETFGNPNHPMLVFLHGGPGSDYRNGLNVKQLADEGYYVIFYDQRGSGLSKRHDKNTYSIQLMIDDLSEVIKYYHKTPTQKIFLFGHSWGAMLAAAYVNKYPTAISGVILAEPGGLNKKLLDDYGEMSRKIKLFSEATSNLLYIDQFLTGKENQHEILDYKLGVSSGFSYAKGNKEGISGPSPFWRIGTTVLESLTDIAENEGFDFTTNLSQYKIKVLFLYGELNQSYGLSFAQKEAAFFPNTTIAEVKGTGHEMIYFKWENVHPFVLNYLNDLK, encoded by the coding sequence ATGAAAAACAAAGCTTTTTATTCTGTCACAATTGTCCTTTCTCTTTTCCTTTTTTGGGGATGTGAACAGGAAAATGATGTCGATGAACCCGGAAATTTAGTTCCCAAAACAGTCGATCAGGATCCAACGTTACCTTCGATATTGGTAAACGGAACACAGCTGCATGCAGAAACTTTCGGAAACCCCAACCATCCAATGTTGGTTTTCCTGCATGGCGGTCCCGGCTCAGATTACAGAAATGGCCTGAATGTAAAACAACTCGCCGACGAAGGTTACTATGTGATTTTTTACGACCAAAGAGGTTCCGGATTATCCAAAAGACACGACAAAAATACCTACTCCATTCAATTGATGATCGACGATCTCTCCGAAGTCATAAAATATTACCACAAAACACCCACTCAAAAAATATTTCTTTTCGGACATTCCTGGGGCGCCATGCTTGCAGCCGCCTATGTCAACAAATACCCAACGGCCATTAGTGGTGTTATTTTGGCGGAACCAGGAGGTTTAAACAAGAAGCTATTGGACGATTACGGTGAAATGAGTCGTAAAATTAAATTATTCTCCGAAGCCACCAGCAATTTACTGTATATCGATCAATTCCTAACCGGAAAAGAAAACCAGCACGAAATTCTTGACTATAAACTAGGAGTTTCTTCGGGTTTCTCTTATGCAAAAGGCAACAAGGAAGGTATTTCAGGACCATCCCCATTTTGGCGAATCGGAACAACCGTTTTAGAAAGTTTAACTGACATTGCTGAAAATGAAGGCTTTGATTTCACTACAAATTTAAGCCAGTACAAAATTAAAGTCCTGTTTCTGTATGGTGAATTAAATCAGTCCTATGGTCTATCCTTTGCCCAAAAGGAAGCTGCCTTTTTTCCTAATACCACCATAGCCGAAGTAAAAGGTACCGGACATGAAATGATTTATTTCAAATGGGAAAATGTGCATCCGTTTGTATTGAACTATTTAAACGACCTAAAATAA
- the lepA gene encoding translation elongation factor 4: MKKIRNFCIIAHIDHGKSTLADRLLGATQTVTAREEKAQLLDNMDLERERGITIKSHAIQMEYTYKGEEYILNLIDTPGHVDFSYEVSRSIAACEGALLIVDAAQSIQAQTISNLYLALENDLEIIPVLNKVDLPSANPEEVSDDIIDLLGCKLEDIIHASGKTGFGVENILAAIIEKIPAPKGNPEEPLQALIFDSVYNPFRGIEVIFRVVNGEIKKGQKIKFMATDNEYFADEIGTLKLNQVPKSVVSAGDVGYLISGIKEAREVKVGDTITDAKVPTTNMITGFEDVKPMVFAGIYPVDTEDYEDLRSSMEKLQLNDASLVFAPESSAALGFGFRCGFLGMLHMEIIQERLEREFDMTVITTVPNVSYLAYTKKHPETPLVVNNPSDLPEPSKLDRVEEPFIKATIITKADFVGNVMSLCIEKRGLITNQTYLTTERVELNFDMPLAEIVFDFYDRLKTVSKGYASFDYSPIGMRTSKLVKLDVLLNAQTVDALSALIHEDNAYNIGKKMTEKLRELIPRQQFDIPIQAAIGAKIIARETIKALRKDVTAKCYGGDISRKRKLLEKQKKGKKRMRQVGNVEIPQEAFMAVLKLND, encoded by the coding sequence ATGAAGAAGATACGTAACTTTTGCATTATTGCACACATTGACCACGGTAAAAGTACACTGGCAGACCGCTTATTAGGTGCTACACAAACCGTTACAGCTCGTGAAGAAAAAGCACAATTGCTTGACAACATGGATCTGGAGCGCGAGCGTGGAATTACCATTAAGAGTCACGCCATTCAGATGGAATACACCTACAAAGGCGAGGAGTACATTTTAAATTTAATTGACACTCCCGGTCACGTCGACTTTTCATACGAGGTTTCACGATCTATTGCAGCCTGCGAAGGAGCTCTTTTGATCGTTGATGCAGCTCAAAGTATTCAGGCGCAAACTATTTCTAATTTATATCTGGCTTTAGAGAATGATCTTGAGATTATCCCGGTTTTGAATAAAGTAGACTTACCAAGTGCTAATCCTGAAGAAGTTAGTGATGACATTATCGATTTATTGGGATGTAAATTAGAAGACATTATTCATGCTTCAGGAAAAACCGGTTTTGGTGTTGAAAATATCTTAGCAGCCATTATCGAAAAAATCCCTGCTCCAAAAGGAAATCCTGAAGAACCATTACAGGCTTTGATTTTTGACTCGGTGTACAACCCATTCCGTGGAATTGAGGTTATCTTCAGAGTAGTAAACGGAGAAATCAAAAAAGGGCAAAAAATTAAATTCATGGCTACGGACAATGAATATTTTGCTGACGAGATTGGAACTTTAAAATTAAATCAGGTTCCCAAAAGTGTGGTTTCTGCCGGGGATGTTGGATATTTGATTTCAGGAATTAAAGAAGCACGCGAGGTGAAAGTGGGTGATACCATTACCGATGCAAAAGTGCCGACTACCAATATGATTACAGGTTTCGAAGATGTAAAGCCAATGGTTTTCGCCGGAATTTACCCTGTAGACACAGAGGATTACGAAGATTTACGTTCTTCTATGGAGAAATTACAATTGAACGATGCTTCATTGGTTTTTGCTCCTGAAAGTTCAGCCGCTTTAGGTTTTGGTTTCCGTTGCGGATTCTTAGGAATGTTACACATGGAAATTATTCAGGAACGTTTAGAGCGTGAGTTCGATATGACGGTTATTACTACTGTACCTAACGTTTCGTACCTGGCTTATACCAAAAAACATCCGGAAACTCCATTAGTTGTAAACAATCCATCAGATTTACCTGAACCTTCAAAACTAGACAGAGTTGAAGAGCCTTTCATTAAGGCTACTATCATCACAAAAGCTGATTTCGTTGGAAACGTAATGAGTTTGTGTATCGAAAAACGCGGTTTAATTACCAACCAAACCTATCTGACAACAGAACGTGTGGAATTGAATTTCGACATGCCGCTGGCAGAGATCGTATTCGATTTTTACGATCGTCTGAAAACAGTATCTAAAGGTTATGCTTCTTTTGACTACTCTCCTATTGGAATGAGAACTTCAAAACTGGTAAAACTGGATGTTCTTTTGAACGCTCAAACGGTGGATGCGCTTTCTGCTTTGATTCACGAAGACAACGCTTACAACATTGGTAAAAAAATGACCGAGAAATTACGCGAGCTGATTCCAAGACAACAATTCGACATTCCGATTCAGGCTGCAATTGGTGCTAAAATTATCGCTCGTGAAACCATTAAAGCACTTCGTAAAGACGTTACCGCAAAATGTTATGGTGGAGATATCTCTCGTAAACGTAAACTTCTTGAAAAACAGAAAAAAGGTAAAAAACGTATGAGACAAGTAGGAAACGTTGAGATTCCACAAGAGGCGTTTATGGCTGTTTTGAAATTGAACGACTAA
- a CDS encoding helix-turn-helix transcriptional regulator: protein MLDETPKRFDRIVAILIQLQSKKIVKAQELADRFDCSLRTIYRDIRTLEASGVPIYSEAGVGYALMDGYRLPPVMFTREEVSSFIAAEKLMQKFTDPSLGAHYASAMYKLKSVLKSTDKDWLSNIESRVVMQTAEPMFNDNSPNTLALLFEGIAEKKQLLLSYKTYETDTATQRNIEPVGVFHDNNNWYFLGYCHLRQDYRQFRADRIQGIRKTDSDFTIEHDALETYINKTETCPTTKVRILVDKKIARYLGTEKKYHGFISEKEIDGKIEMTFMSRDIENSFPRWFLMYGDYATILEPEILKTKTLELLEINRKRLL from the coding sequence ATGCTCGACGAAACCCCAAAACGATTTGACCGTATTGTCGCCATCCTCATCCAATTACAATCTAAAAAAATTGTAAAAGCACAGGAATTGGCCGACCGTTTTGACTGTAGTTTACGAACTATTTATCGCGACATTCGTACTTTGGAAGCTTCAGGGGTACCAATTTACAGTGAAGCCGGGGTCGGTTATGCTTTAATGGACGGCTATCGATTACCTCCCGTAATGTTCACACGCGAAGAAGTAAGCAGTTTTATTGCTGCCGAAAAACTCATGCAAAAATTTACCGATCCTTCACTTGGAGCGCACTATGCTTCTGCCATGTATAAACTGAAATCGGTTTTAAAAAGTACCGATAAAGACTGGCTCTCCAATATTGAATCACGGGTAGTCATGCAAACTGCTGAACCTATGTTTAATGATAATTCTCCAAATACTTTAGCGCTTCTTTTTGAAGGTATTGCTGAAAAAAAGCAGCTTTTACTTTCGTACAAAACATATGAAACAGATACAGCTACACAAAGAAACATAGAACCTGTGGGCGTTTTTCATGATAATAACAATTGGTATTTTTTAGGATACTGCCATTTAAGACAGGATTATCGTCAGTTTAGAGCGGACAGAATTCAAGGTATTCGAAAAACAGATTCTGATTTTACGATCGAACATGATGCTTTAGAAACTTATATCAATAAAACAGAAACTTGTCCAACAACAAAAGTCCGAATTTTAGTTGATAAAAAAATTGCACGCTATCTGGGTACCGAAAAAAAGTATCACGGATTCATTTCAGAAAAAGAAATAGATGGAAAAATAGAAATGACTTTTATGTCACGAGATATCGAGAACTCATTTCCGCGATGGTTTCTAATGTATGGAGATTACGCTACGATTCTGGAACCTGAAATACTCAAGACCAAAACACTGGAATTACTGGAAATCAACCGTAAAAGACTGTTATAA
- a CDS encoding DinB family protein, protein MSFKKIMTNYAAYNLWVNQQFVNWLSAKSDELLHKEILSSYPSIIKTLNHIWETEEYWFSIIAEIPQPERREAVDLNKDEIFEGLLNTSAKLAAFITSLSDEQLLKTIKIENPWFQCEQPVSDYLLQVVNHGTYHRGQIVTIGRNVGITDASNTDYNFYNVVKEKH, encoded by the coding sequence ATGAGTTTTAAAAAAATTATGACCAATTATGCCGCTTATAATTTATGGGTGAATCAACAATTTGTGAATTGGCTTTCAGCAAAAAGCGATGAATTGCTGCATAAAGAAATTCTTTCAAGCTATCCAAGCATTATTAAAACGCTAAATCATATTTGGGAAACCGAAGAATATTGGTTTTCAATAATAGCTGAAATTCCACAGCCGGAAAGAAGGGAAGCTGTTGATTTAAACAAAGATGAAATATTTGAAGGTTTATTGAATACTTCCGCAAAATTAGCTGCATTTATCACATCATTATCAGACGAACAGTTATTGAAAACAATCAAAATTGAAAATCCATGGTTTCAGTGTGAACAGCCTGTAAGCGATTATTTGCTGCAGGTGGTGAATCACGGAACGTATCACAGAGGACAGATTGTAACCATTGGAAGAAATGTTGGTATTACCGATGCTTCTAATACCGATTATAATTTTTACAATGTGGTAAAAGAGAAACACTAG
- a CDS encoding DinB family protein produces the protein MKTLAAQVITPEDLLIHWQGHRKLTRNLIEKFPEKDFFEFSIGGMRTFAKLTDELLAIAVPGIKGIVNREVKPFSEEATEKLIFKAQYLEKWDEATAEINELWQKLSIEDFSENFNLFGQYEFPIYQNILYFIDNEVHHRGQGYVYLRALNIEPPFFWER, from the coding sequence ATGAAAACATTAGCAGCTCAAGTAATTACTCCAGAAGATTTATTGATACACTGGCAAGGACACCGTAAGCTTACACGTAATCTTATTGAAAAATTTCCTGAGAAAGATTTTTTCGAATTTTCAATCGGAGGAATGCGAACTTTCGCTAAGTTGACCGATGAGCTTTTGGCTATCGCAGTTCCGGGTATTAAAGGAATTGTAAACAGAGAAGTGAAGCCATTTTCAGAAGAAGCAACAGAGAAACTGATTTTCAAAGCGCAATATCTTGAAAAATGGGATGAAGCAACAGCTGAAATCAATGAGCTCTGGCAAAAATTATCGATCGAAGACTTTAGTGAAAATTTTAACCTTTTTGGTCAGTATGAATTTCCGATATATCAGAACATACTGTATTTTATTGACAATGAAGTACACCACCGCGGACAAGGATATGTGTATTTAAGAGCTTTAAATATCGAACCTCCGTTTTTCTGGGAAAGATAA
- the thiL gene encoding thiamine-phosphate kinase has protein sequence MIEDKNPQRTSIAQLGEFGLIDHLTKNFDVTQESTLKSIGDDAAVLDFKDKKVVVSTDLLIEGVHFDLAYMPLKHLGYKSVVVNLSDICAMNAKPTQITVSVAVSNRFPLEALEELFEGITHAAKEYKIDVIGGDTTSSQKGLIISITAIGEANEEEIVYRNGAQKTDLLVVTGDIGAAYMGLQVLEREKQVFQVNPNSQPDLDMYSYLIERQLKPEARKDVRTLLHALEIKPTAMIDISDGLSSEIMHICKQSKVGCNLYEDKLPLDPQFISTCEEFNIDSTTVAINGGEDYELLFTIDINDFDKIKGNPNFSIIGHMTDESEGVHLVTRANTKIALKARGWDALTE, from the coding sequence ATGATCGAAGATAAAAATCCTCAACGTACCAGTATAGCACAATTAGGCGAGTTTGGCTTAATTGACCATTTAACCAAAAATTTTGATGTTACTCAGGAATCTACTTTGAAAAGTATAGGTGATGATGCCGCTGTTCTTGATTTTAAGGACAAAAAAGTGGTAGTCTCGACCGATTTATTAATTGAAGGAGTACATTTTGATTTGGCTTATATGCCTTTGAAGCATTTAGGTTACAAATCGGTTGTGGTTAATCTCTCCGACATTTGTGCCATGAATGCAAAACCGACGCAAATAACGGTTTCTGTAGCCGTTTCTAACCGTTTCCCACTAGAAGCCTTAGAAGAGTTATTTGAAGGCATTACACATGCTGCAAAAGAGTACAAGATTGATGTTATTGGCGGTGATACTACCTCATCTCAAAAAGGACTAATTATTAGCATCACCGCAATTGGTGAAGCTAACGAAGAAGAAATTGTTTACCGAAATGGTGCTCAAAAAACCGATTTACTTGTAGTTACCGGAGATATAGGAGCTGCTTATATGGGATTACAGGTTCTGGAGCGTGAAAAACAGGTATTTCAGGTGAATCCTAACAGCCAGCCGGATCTGGATATGTACAGCTATTTAATCGAGCGTCAGTTAAAACCCGAAGCCCGAAAAGATGTTCGCACTTTATTACATGCACTCGAGATTAAACCTACGGCAATGATTGATATTTCGGACGGATTGTCTTCTGAAATTATGCATATCTGCAAACAATCAAAAGTGGGCTGTAATTTATATGAAGATAAGCTTCCTCTGGATCCTCAGTTCATTTCGACTTGTGAAGAATTCAATATCGATAGTACAACAGTTGCTATAAATGGCGGTGAAGATTACGAATTACTCTTTACCATCGACATTAATGATTTTGATAAAATAAAAGGCAACCCAAACTTCTCTATTATCGGCCACATGACTGATGAAAGTGAAGGAGTTCATCTGGTAACACGTGCCAATACAAAAATTGCACTTAAAGCCCGTGGCTGGGATGCTCTAACGGAGTAG
- a CDS encoding response regulator transcription factor, which translates to MTIDPNPQAPQLIRKNILIVDDHPFIIEGYKNAITRYNPNKYEFFILQAHDCKSGYDLIEDAQTPEFDVAFLDISMPPYEEKNIYSGEDLAKLLLKKMPKCKIILLTMYTELLKIKTIIRTISPNGLIIKNDLTFDELLFAFDKVMKSDKYYSQSVQKILNQSAHNSIEIDEFDKQILFHLSKGTSLADMPQYIPISVNEIEKRKNGLKELLKVRSGFDEDLVKEAKCKGLF; encoded by the coding sequence ATGACAATTGATCCCAATCCCCAGGCTCCTCAATTAATTAGAAAAAACATTTTAATTGTTGACGACCACCCCTTTATTATTGAAGGATATAAGAATGCGATAACGCGTTATAATCCTAATAAGTATGAGTTCTTTATTTTGCAAGCCCACGATTGTAAATCAGGGTACGATTTAATCGAAGATGCTCAGACTCCTGAATTTGACGTTGCTTTTTTAGATATCAGCATGCCTCCATACGAAGAAAAGAATATTTATTCGGGTGAAGATCTGGCGAAATTACTTCTGAAGAAAATGCCAAAATGCAAAATAATTCTGTTAACCATGTATACTGAATTATTGAAAATTAAAACAATCATCAGAACCATTAGCCCTAATGGTTTAATCATCAAAAATGATCTCACTTTTGATGAATTGCTTTTTGCATTTGATAAAGTAATGAAAAGTGACAAATACTATAGTCAATCCGTTCAAAAGATACTCAATCAATCTGCTCATAACTCTATTGAAATTGATGAATTTGACAAGCAGATTCTATTTCATTTGTCAAAAGGGACTTCTTTAGCAGACATGCCACAATATATTCCGATTTCTGTTAATGAAATTGAAAAGCGTAAAAATGGTCTGAAAGAGCTGCTTAAAGTGAGAAGTGGTTTTGATGAGGACCTGGTCAAAGAGGCAAAATGTAAAGGGCTTTTTTGA
- a CDS encoding ATP-binding protein — MKKTLSILLFLSLILLGCTGKTHLDEEESFRVDSLPTFLSLANDVDLTYELKQKYTKKAFAIIIKQKDDSLNKVNLFKIANRYYNMGDWKSYLQTTELILKRSKDTKDSANIAKAYTYLGDYYVSKSVSDSAYMNFYHAEKLYLAINDHFSLAKTYLSKASLQYNEGDFFESEIAVFKALRSLKGQKHANDQFYECYNLLGILYNDKEEYGKALSFHNKALLNLNDKSIPLELQLKAASLNNIGFVYINMRNYREAKKFFEKGLKEENLFKENTILYAMLLDNLAYSKFKLEELDGLPEDFFRSLRIRDSLGLKSAIVSSKLHLSEYYAFRKDTFKAIQFSKQALLLSRSTNKINNTLQVLKQIAIVDPENTSAYSKEYIKLNDKMLRAERNMGEKFSRIEYETNEIKDQNSSLQEKNKTLIYIFSICTLIGLFFYVYKTQQAKNRELLFKQQQQVANEDIYNLMISQQNDIEQTRIKEKKKVAQDLHDGVLGRMFGVRISLDSLDKVDEAEAAPKRKKYLTELKHIEEDIREISHDLNREKSELINNFIAILNKLFEDQRNTYDSALITSFDSNIKWELVSNAVKINLYRIIQEALQNCNKYGKANTITVDFKSEIDHLVLSISDDGIGFNTKTTRKGIGLHNIQYRATECKGFVFLKSAKGEGTLLIVKIPIDQKINLQHT; from the coding sequence TTGAAAAAAACTTTATCTATATTACTTTTTTTATCTCTTATTTTATTGGGATGCACCGGCAAAACTCATTTAGATGAAGAAGAATCTTTCCGAGTTGATAGTCTCCCTACGTTTTTATCTCTGGCGAATGATGTTGACTTAACTTATGAACTGAAACAGAAGTATACTAAGAAAGCATTTGCAATAATTATAAAGCAAAAAGACGATTCTCTCAATAAAGTCAATTTGTTTAAAATAGCCAATCGTTATTATAATATGGGTGATTGGAAATCCTATCTTCAAACCACCGAACTGATTCTGAAGAGATCAAAAGATACTAAGGATTCTGCTAATATTGCCAAGGCTTATACTTACTTAGGCGACTATTACGTGTCAAAATCGGTTTCTGACAGCGCCTATATGAATTTTTATCATGCCGAAAAATTGTACTTAGCGATTAATGATCATTTTAGCCTGGCTAAAACTTATTTAAGTAAAGCTAGTCTCCAATATAACGAGGGAGATTTTTTTGAAAGCGAAATAGCTGTTTTTAAGGCATTACGCAGTTTAAAAGGCCAGAAGCATGCTAACGATCAATTTTATGAATGTTATAACTTATTAGGAATTTTATACAATGATAAAGAAGAATACGGTAAGGCACTAAGTTTTCATAATAAGGCATTGCTAAATCTTAATGACAAATCTATTCCTCTCGAACTTCAGTTAAAAGCAGCGTCATTGAATAATATTGGTTTTGTTTATATCAATATGCGTAATTACCGGGAAGCCAAAAAATTTTTTGAAAAAGGTTTGAAAGAGGAAAATTTATTTAAAGAAAATACCATTTTATACGCAATGCTGCTGGACAATTTGGCCTACTCTAAATTTAAATTAGAGGAGTTAGATGGTCTTCCGGAAGATTTTTTCAGATCACTGAGAATTAGAGATAGTCTTGGATTGAAATCGGCAATTGTGTCCAGTAAGCTTCATTTGTCGGAGTATTATGCTTTTAGAAAAGATACGTTTAAAGCAATTCAATTCTCTAAGCAGGCTTTGCTTTTATCCCGATCTACTAATAAAATCAACAATACTCTCCAAGTATTAAAGCAAATTGCAATTGTTGATCCGGAAAATACCTCGGCTTACTCTAAGGAATATATTAAATTGAATGATAAAATGTTGAGAGCTGAACGCAATATGGGGGAAAAATTCTCCAGAATTGAATATGAAACCAATGAAATAAAAGATCAGAACTCAAGTCTGCAGGAGAAAAACAAAACCTTAATATATATTTTTAGTATTTGTACTCTGATAGGTTTGTTTTTCTATGTGTATAAAACACAACAAGCGAAAAACAGAGAGCTGCTTTTTAAACAGCAACAACAGGTTGCTAATGAAGATATTTATAATTTAATGATCTCACAGCAAAATGATATTGAGCAGACTCGTATTAAAGAAAAGAAAAAAGTAGCTCAGGATTTACATGACGGGGTACTGGGCAGAATGTTTGGTGTGAGGATCAGTTTGGATAGTTTAGATAAAGTAGATGAGGCTGAAGCAGCTCCCAAAAGAAAAAAATACCTGACAGAACTTAAGCATATCGAAGAAGATATTCGTGAGATTTCCCATGATTTAAACCGCGAGAAATCAGAATTAATTAATAATTTTATTGCGATTTTAAACAAATTGTTTGAGGATCAGAGAAACACCTATGATTCCGCATTAATCACCTCTTTTGATTCTAATATTAAATGGGAACTGGTCTCGAATGCGGTAAAAATTAATTTATACAGAATTATTCAGGAAGCGCTTCAGAATTGTAATAAGTACGGAAAAGCCAATACAATAACGGTAGATTTTAAAAGTGAAATAGACCATTTGGTTTTGTCAATTTCTGATGATGGAATCGGGTTTAATACCAAAACAACAAGAAAAGGCATAGGTTTGCATAATATTCAATACAGAGCGACAGAATGTAAAGGCTTTGTTTTCTTAAAATCGGCCAAAGGAGAAGGAACTCTTTTGATAGTAAAAATTCCAATAGATCAAAAAATAAACCTACAGCATACATGA
- a CDS encoding LytR/AlgR family response regulator transcription factor: MKKYSYIIIDDDVESILKTRTIAEGFSELTFAGSAANYQLGLNLVLEQRPHLILLEIDPKDKSSNLSLAFINELHRFLSLIPKIIITTTKKELAFDAIQHGVFDYILKPALRIDLMKTILKLEKAFPTADIDTVEEDSTPLSELFAEPAKSAEQPLVLCVKSYGDYRYINSNDISYFQADNNSTDIYLNSGEMITAFKTLKHFEGVLSHPFIRIHNSYIINQNYIARIHNGNSTCYIRNSSKKIPFSKTYKSNIDLIIADFAIGNYLEV, translated from the coding sequence TTGAAAAAGTATTCGTATATTATTATTGACGATGATGTGGAAAGTATTTTGAAAACCAGAACAATTGCAGAAGGTTTTTCAGAACTTACTTTTGCGGGATCGGCTGCGAATTATCAATTAGGACTGAATTTGGTTTTAGAACAGCGGCCACACCTCATTTTGTTAGAAATAGATCCGAAAGATAAATCCAGTAATTTGTCGCTTGCTTTTATAAATGAACTTCATCGGTTTTTGTCACTTATTCCTAAGATCATAATCACAACAACAAAAAAAGAGCTTGCTTTTGATGCTATTCAGCATGGTGTTTTTGATTATATTTTAAAACCTGCTCTACGGATCGATTTGATGAAGACTATTCTGAAACTCGAAAAAGCATTTCCTACAGCTGATATTGATACCGTTGAGGAAGATAGTACACCATTGAGTGAATTGTTTGCTGAGCCGGCAAAAAGTGCTGAGCAGCCCCTTGTATTATGTGTGAAATCTTATGGAGATTATCGCTACATCAATTCCAATGATATTAGTTACTTCCAGGCAGATAATAATTCGACCGATATTTATTTGAATTCAGGCGAAATGATAACTGCTTTTAAAACCTTGAAGCATTTTGAAGGCGTATTGTCACATCCTTTCATTAGGATTCATAACAGTTATATCATCAATCAAAATTATATTGCAAGGATTCATAACGGGAACTCGACTTGTTATATCAGGAATTCCTCTAAAAAGATTCCCTTTTCAAAAACATATAAATCAAATATCGACTTAATTATTGCTGATTTTGCTATAGGGAATTATTTAGAAGTGTAA